The Pleuronectes platessa chromosome 10, fPlePla1.1, whole genome shotgun sequence genome contains a region encoding:
- the LOC128448863 gene encoding vitelline membrane outer layer protein 1 codes for MKSLLRAVALLAVLSVGLFQRRPVVNRRSTTSVLSVTNGQRWGTWMLTGMCRDQYFAIGFSTRVEAKQGGGDNTALNGIRLICGKDGKRSLTYTVESHSGFWGEWSNPQYCPSGVLTSFQLRVEGQQGRGDDTAANNIRFRCSSGHVLEGRGLDSGVYGEWSKNCGHGVICGIQTKMEDRQGKGDDTALNDVRFICCARVQKVIKLKPGKS; via the exons ATGAAGAGTCTGCTCCGCGCCGTGGCCTTGCTGGCCGTGTTGTCCGTGGGGTTGTTCCAGCGGAGACCTGTTGTGAACAGACGATCAACCACATCTGTGCTGTCTGTGACAAACGGACAGCGGTGGGGAACATGGATGTTGACCGGGATGTGTCGTGACCAGTACTTTGCTATTGGCTTCAGTACCAGG GTGGAGGCCAAACAGGGCGGAGGTGACAACACGGCCCTGAACGGCATCCGCCTGATCTGCGGCAAAGACGGGAAGCGGAGCTTAACTTACACTGTGGAGTCTCATTCTGGCTT CTGGGGCGAATGGTCCAACCCTCAGTACTGCCCCAGTGGCGTGCTCACCTCTTTCCAGCTCCGCGTGGAGGGCCAACAGGGCAGAGGTGACGACACCGCTGCCAACAACATCAGGTTCCGCTGCAGCAGTGGCCACGTGCTGGAGGGCAGAGGCCTGGACTCGGGGGTGTACGGCGAATGGAGCAAGAATTGTGGCCATGGAGTAATCTGCGGCATCCAGACCAAGATGGAGGACCGACAGGGGAAAGGGGACGACACCGCCCTCAACGACGTGCGCTTCATTTGCTGTGCCAGAGTCCAGAAGGTAATTAAATTAAAGCCCGGGAAGAGCTGA